The proteins below are encoded in one region of Borrelia duttonii Ly:
- a CDS encoding tetratricopeptide repeat protein has protein sequence MKKCLLLLKNLIVLLILLLNSSLAYSQRLIKLGQEEIKNKNYSQAIKILSEAIQKHPKEQDGYYFLAIAYRENNQLTEAEGALLDGIAIGGNIDYKLYFELGNIMFKRGKGYYNLAIRYYSSSIKNMPNYDKALLNRANSYVEQGKINFKEKDYKNAWDSYTMAIHDYSQFITLRYESSKKNAILHMIDLLRNKKADLEKLDKTLQNRSEEHIAKGKPKEQENTQKYENKQEFGTEKQSSNSQQHQNSQNLNQNNNQQHKKEITPTQKPQQHQNSQNLNQNNNQQHKKEITPTQKSQQHQNSQNLNQSNNQQHKKEITPTQKPQQHQNSQNLNQNNNQQHKKEITPTQKSQQHQNSQNLNQNNNQQHKKEITPTQKPQQHQNSQNLNQPNNQQHKKEITPTQKSQQHQNSQNLNQNNNQQHKKEITPTQKSQQHQNSQNLNQHNNQQHKKEITPTQKPQQHQNSQNLNQNNNQQHKKEITPTQKPQQHQNSQNLNQNNNQQHKKEITPTQKPQQHQNSQNLNQNNNQQHKKEITPTQKPQQHQNSQNLNQNNNQQHKKEITPTQKPQQHQNSQNLNQNNNQQHKKEITPTQKPQQHQNSQNLNQNNNQQHKKEITPTQKPQQHQNSQNLNQNNNQQHKKEITPTQKPQQHQNSQNLNQNNNQQHKKEITPTQKPQQHQNSQNLNQNNNQQHKKEHQNKKTMLKEKFADNVKTNSLIELDKINWQEELNIDE, from the coding sequence ATGAAGAAATGTTTATTATTGCTTAAAAATTTGATTGTCTTGCTTATTTTATTACTAAATTCAAGCTTAGCATATTCTCAAAGACTAATTAAACTTGGACAAGAAGAAATAAAAAATAAAAATTATTCACAAGCAATAAAAATCTTAAGTGAAGCCATTCAAAAACATCCAAAAGAACAAGACGGATACTACTTCCTAGCAATAGCTTATAGAGAAAACAATCAATTAACAGAAGCAGAAGGTGCCCTTCTTGACGGAATTGCAATAGGGGGAAATATTGATTACAAATTATATTTTGAACTGGGAAACATAATGTTTAAACGAGGTAAAGGTTATTATAACTTAGCAATAAGATATTATTCTAGCTCTATCAAAAATATGCCCAACTATGATAAGGCACTCCTCAATAGAGCAAATTCTTATGTTGAACAAGGAAAAATTAATTTTAAAGAAAAAGATTATAAAAATGCGTGGGATTCATACACCATGGCAATTCATGATTACTCTCAATTTATTACACTAAGATATGAAAGCTCAAAAAAAAATGCCATTCTACATATGATAGACCTTTTAAGAAATAAAAAAGCTGATCTAGAAAAACTCGATAAAACTTTACAAAATAGAAGCGAAGAACACATTGCCAAAGGAAAACCAAAAGAACAGGAAAATACGCAAAAATATGAAAATAAACAAGAGTTTGGCACTGAAAAACAGTCTTCAAACTCTCAGCAACATCAAAATTCACAAAATCTAAATCAAAACAACAATCAACAACATAAAAAAGAAATAACTCCTACTCAAAAACCTCAGCAACATCAAAATTCACAAAATCTAAATCAAAACAACAATCAACAACACAAAAAAGAAATAACTCCTACTCAAAAATCTCAACAACATCAAAATTCACAAAATCTAAATCAATCCAACAATCAACAACACAAAAAAGAAATAACTCCTACTCAAAAACCTCAGCAACATCAAAATTCACAAAATCTAAATCAAAACAACAATCAACAACACAAAAAAGAAATAACTCCTACTCAAAAATCTCAGCAACATCAAAATTCACAAAATCTAAATCAAAACAACAATCAACAACACAAAAAAGAAATAACTCCTACTCAAAAACCTCAGCAACATCAAAATTCACAAAATCTAAATCAACCCAACAATCAACAACACAAAAAAGAAATAACTCCTACTCAAAAATCTCAGCAACATCAAAATTCACAAAATCTAAATCAAAACAACAATCAACAACACAAAAAAGAAATAACTCCTACTCAAAAATCTCAACAACATCAAAATTCACAAAATCTAAATCAACACAATAATCAACAACACAAAAAAGAAATAACTCCTACTCAAAAACCTCAGCAACATCAAAATTCACAAAATCTAAATCAAAACAACAATCAACAACACAAAAAAGAAATAACTCCTACTCAAAAACCTCAGCAACATCAAAATTCACAAAATCTAAATCAAAACAACAATCAACAACACAAAAAAGAAATAACTCCTACTCAAAAACCTCAGCAACATCAAAATTCACAAAATCTAAATCAAAACAACAATCAACAACATAAAAAAGAAATAACTCCTACTCAAAAACCTCAGCAACATCAAAATTCACAAAATCTAAATCAAAACAACAATCAACAACATAAAAAAGAAATAACTCCTACTCAAAAACCTCAGCAACATCAAAATTCGCAAAATCTAAATCAAAACAACAATCAACAACACAAAAAAGAAATAACTCCTACTCAAAAACCTCAGCAACATCAAAATTCACAAAATCTAAATCAAAACAACAATCAACAACATAAAAAAGAAATAACTCCTACTCAAAAACCTCAGCAACATCAAAATTCACAAAATCTAAATCAAAACAACAATCAACAACATAAAAAAGAAATAACTCCTACTCAAAAACCTCAGCAACATCAAAATTCGCAAAATCTAAATCAAAACAACAATCAACAACACAAAAAAGAAATAACTCCTACTCAAAAACCTCAGCAACATCAAAATTCACAAAATCTAAATCAAAACAACAATCAACAACACAAAAAAGAACATCAAAATAAAAAAACAATGCTTAAAGAAAAATTTGCCGATAATGTAAAAACAAATTCTTTAATTGAATTAGACAAAATTAATTGGCAAGAGGAGTTAAATATAGATGAATAA
- the rsmD gene encoding 16S rRNA (guanine(966)-N(2))-methyltransferase RsmD encodes MRVSSGKYKGWKVACPRVGYVRPVMAIIREAFFSILFNQISGINFLDVFTGTGIMSLEALSRGASLVHLVDYNKFSKNVLIKNFDIVNEPYKFFFTKAEFFLAKRDLFYDLIYLDPPFNYPLKKNLLEIISKNKSLNKNAKIIIHYPARENLDNNILRLSKYDFRKYGGSRLDFFEVNLDI; translated from the coding sequence ATGCGTGTAAGTTCAGGGAAATATAAGGGATGGAAAGTTGCTTGTCCTAGAGTAGGTTATGTACGGCCTGTGATGGCTATTATTAGGGAAGCATTTTTTTCTATTTTGTTTAATCAGATTTCGGGAATAAATTTTCTTGATGTATTTACTGGGACTGGAATAATGTCTCTTGAGGCTTTAAGTAGAGGAGCTAGTCTTGTACATCTTGTTGATTATAATAAATTTTCTAAAAATGTTTTGATTAAAAATTTTGATATTGTAAATGAACCTTATAAATTTTTTTTTACAAAAGCAGAATTCTTTCTTGCAAAGAGAGATCTTTTTTATGATTTAATTTATCTTGATCCTCCCTTTAACTATCCTTTGAAAAAAAATTTACTTGAAATAATCTCAAAAAATAAAAGTTTAAATAAAAATGCCAAAATTATTATTCATTATCCTGCTAGAGAGAATTTGGATAATAATATTTTAAGACTTTCAAAATATGATTTTAGAAAATATGGAGGCTCAAGACTTGATTTTTTTGAAGTTAATCTTGATATATAA
- a CDS encoding BB_0208 family protein, whose amino-acid sequence MTITTKYQKFYDNLKILKKYINTNVEEKILKYSILSKLYKLNEKDVINLITISKNYELKKNILNITLEEYYYEKAQDNNLKNWILEIIKEKNLLQIKKETNLISKRPGITYKLNSSNFLKIIEIYNNKQYTEEKKELYKQLILNFSNNLKIENLEPTIDILIAVKYRNKEKIKQILKDNLSFQRLFKSSLSQKQNRVTKLKKLLILTYWPVGCLSKSLFNKILTKNYKYIIDEVLTLKYDEILKYLKTIKTFSLNEIFYKGSNKNSNFNYFFSEFTRYTPKDFQNTFKTYLFSLEKTAIKQYLKWFFKDKVPHEWKDFIFTIEYIDTHKLLNLNTNIEDMITAKFQAEEFFISFEKMNFNPYESSKIFQNKNLRRIFLINVINYIKKHITKIDTYGWISFYIYADKNDRIQTEKDIKQFFKNKNFEIQNQIFVYFLSFYPNIDKKHFEFISEIMLYLDSNKITIPQEIIQMQKTTPHKFNYCKSYIFVKSLTLRTRVFKILNKNIKLELLFQPEEFHKKISLLPAIYYIVCYYKPDTLKEEQKISPKQKEEIINFITFLTQEQNKFGFKTL is encoded by the coding sequence ATGACAATAACAACAAAATATCAAAAATTTTATGATAACCTTAAAATATTAAAAAAATACATAAATACAAATGTAGAAGAAAAAATTTTAAAATATAGTATCTTATCAAAACTTTACAAACTCAATGAAAAAGACGTTATAAATCTCATAACAATAAGTAAAAATTATGAACTTAAAAAAAATATATTAAACATCACACTTGAAGAATATTATTACGAAAAAGCACAAGACAATAATCTAAAAAACTGGATATTAGAAATCATTAAAGAAAAAAATTTACTTCAAATAAAAAAAGAAACTAATCTTATTAGCAAAAGACCTGGAATAACATATAAATTAAATTCAAGCAATTTTTTAAAAATAATTGAAATATACAATAATAAGCAATACACAGAAGAAAAAAAAGAATTATATAAACAATTAATACTAAATTTTTCTAATAACTTAAAAATAGAAAATTTAGAACCAACAATAGACATACTAATAGCGGTAAAATATAGAAACAAAGAAAAAATTAAACAAATACTTAAAGATAACTTATCATTTCAAAGATTATTTAAATCAAGTTTAAGCCAAAAACAAAACAGAGTAACTAAATTAAAAAAGCTACTTATTTTAACTTACTGGCCAGTAGGATGTCTGTCTAAGTCACTTTTTAATAAAATTTTAACAAAAAATTATAAATATATAATAGATGAAGTTTTAACTTTAAAATACGATGAAATTTTAAAATACTTAAAAACAATCAAAACATTTAGTCTTAATGAAATTTTTTATAAAGGATCAAATAAAAATTCTAATTTCAATTATTTCTTCAGTGAATTTACAAGATATACTCCAAAAGATTTTCAAAACACTTTCAAAACATATTTATTTTCACTTGAAAAAACAGCAATAAAACAATATCTAAAATGGTTCTTTAAAGATAAAGTACCACATGAATGGAAAGATTTCATTTTTACAATTGAATATATTGATACACATAAATTACTAAACCTTAATACAAATATAGAAGACATGATCACCGCAAAATTTCAAGCAGAAGAATTTTTCATATCTTTTGAAAAAATGAATTTCAATCCATATGAAAGCTCAAAAATATTTCAAAATAAAAACCTACGAAGAATATTTTTAATTAACGTGATAAATTATATTAAAAAACATATCACAAAAATAGATACATATGGATGGATTTCATTTTATATATATGCAGATAAAAATGATAGAATACAAACAGAAAAAGATATAAAACAATTTTTCAAAAATAAAAATTTTGAAATTCAAAATCAAATATTTGTATATTTCCTATCTTTTTATCCCAATATTGATAAAAAACATTTTGAATTTATATCAGAAATAATGCTATACCTTGATTCAAACAAAATCACAATCCCTCAAGAAATAATCCAAATGCAAAAAACAACTCCTCATAAATTCAATTACTGCAAATCATATATTTTTGTAAAATCACTAACTCTAAGAACAAGAGTATTTAAAATACTAAACAAAAATATTAAACTAGAATTATTATTTCAACCAGAAGAATTTCACAAAAAAATATCATTATTACCAGCCATATATTATATTGTTTGCTATTACAAGCCAGATACATTGAAAGAAGAACAAAAAATATCACCTAAACAAAAAGAAGAAATAATAAACTTCATTACATTTCTAACCCAAGAACAAAATAAATTTGGTTTCAAGACACTATAA
- a CDS encoding tetratricopeptide repeat protein: MNKRKNLPILIILIILLITSFGGLGYYIYKERLNKNNQEIMLNEVKNSIMDRNYKKAHSITKILKDRYPQNTDIAMLENTLSELANDSPFESKNLQRDTANQILDKIQGKEQSIPLDNENSEIAFNNKYIKDTTKIENYADRQDNTGIANENILEFNQNTIPQNLNNNKNTIKEQQKSNIENKNDTDDKKNLFNLQKLKASLNKELDQTNTDQTNTKPKKIIKTDHQNKDKATTDNLIQDNTKQTTAKKENFTISKPKTKIENIKDTPKNQIIDKIEIPYNYSTKKILYEILDNINTGNSLLAKERINELVKKGLNEQFSKINDLIDKQKNQEAAQLLIKLIKQNVKPNQTSKRQAPLEKELLKQKLPIEEIPPIKEQPIDTQIQTEKDPNIQTNQSMQNSQKLQALKTLASKNEKQKNLKKAETIYEEIANTTNNEEDHYKLGIIKFKLKKYEESLQAFDKAISLNPQHKKAYTNKGTSLIALNKPQQAIKEFEKAIAIDQNYDNAYYKKGIAEEQDNDKQNAFISFKKAYEITKNPHYALKAGIIANHLGDFKNSEKYLKQSNTSLNEKNDIMFYNLSMANFKNNHLNESLININKALNINPTQTEYLYLKASIYLTKENYNEAVPLYNTVISKNPDNITAHINLAKAYEKLKNIPKAISILEKISNKNHAIALNNLGILYKNQKNYQKAIEVFQKAEAQSNIDAKYNLATTFFAIKDNKKAMEKLKEYIKINPNNPEALHALGIIEYTEYGNDKILKEVIKKFPNYTQNKTITEIIGK, translated from the coding sequence ATGAATAAAAGAAAAAATTTACCCATACTAATAATTTTAATAATATTACTCATTACCTCATTTGGAGGTCTTGGTTATTATATATACAAAGAAAGACTCAATAAGAATAACCAAGAAATAATGTTAAATGAAGTCAAAAACAGCATTATGGATAGAAACTATAAAAAAGCACATTCAATAACAAAAATTCTAAAAGATAGATATCCTCAAAACACAGACATTGCAATGCTTGAAAACACTCTCTCAGAACTTGCAAATGATAGTCCATTTGAATCAAAAAATTTACAAAGAGATACTGCTAACCAAATATTAGATAAAATACAAGGAAAAGAACAATCAATACCACTTGATAATGAAAACTCCGAAATTGCTTTTAACAATAAATACATCAAAGACACTACAAAAATAGAAAATTATGCTGATAGACAAGATAATACTGGTATTGCAAATGAAAATATTTTAGAATTCAATCAAAATACAATACCCCAAAATTTAAACAACAATAAAAACACAATAAAAGAACAACAGAAATCAAATATAGAAAATAAGAATGATACAGATGATAAAAAAAATTTATTTAACTTGCAAAAACTAAAAGCAAGCTTAAACAAAGAATTAGATCAAACCAATACAGATCAAACAAACACCAAGCCAAAAAAAATTATAAAAACAGATCACCAAAATAAAGATAAAGCAACAACAGATAATTTGATACAAGATAATACAAAACAAACTACAGCAAAAAAGGAAAACTTTACCATCAGTAAACCAAAAACTAAAATAGAAAACATAAAAGACACACCTAAAAATCAAATTATTGACAAAATAGAAATACCTTATAATTATTCAACAAAAAAAATACTTTATGAAATATTAGATAATATTAATACTGGCAATTCTTTACTTGCAAAAGAAAGAATTAATGAACTTGTAAAAAAAGGACTAAATGAACAATTTAGTAAAATTAATGATTTAATTGATAAACAAAAAAATCAAGAAGCAGCTCAACTTTTAATCAAATTAATAAAACAAAATGTCAAACCAAACCAAACTAGTAAAAGACAAGCTCCTTTGGAAAAGGAGCTTTTAAAACAAAAACTTCCTATAGAAGAAATTCCACCCATAAAAGAGCAACCAATAGACACCCAAATACAAACAGAAAAAGACCCTAATATACAAACAAATCAATCTATGCAAAATTCACAAAAATTACAAGCCCTTAAAACGCTAGCATCAAAAAATGAAAAACAAAAAAATTTAAAAAAAGCAGAAACAATTTATGAAGAAATTGCAAATACAACAAACAATGAAGAAGATCACTACAAACTTGGCATCATAAAATTTAAACTTAAAAAATATGAAGAATCACTCCAAGCTTTTGATAAAGCAATATCTCTAAACCCACAACACAAAAAAGCATACACAAATAAAGGAACAAGTTTAATAGCATTAAATAAACCACAACAAGCAATTAAAGAATTCGAAAAGGCAATCGCAATAGATCAAAATTATGATAACGCCTATTATAAAAAAGGAATAGCAGAAGAACAAGATAATGATAAACAAAATGCTTTCATTAGTTTTAAGAAAGCTTATGAAATTACAAAAAATCCTCATTACGCTTTAAAAGCAGGCATTATAGCAAATCATCTTGGAGATTTTAAAAACAGTGAAAAATATCTCAAGCAATCAAATACCTCACTTAATGAAAAAAATGATATTATGTTTTACAATTTATCAATGGCAAATTTTAAAAATAACCATCTCAATGAATCACTCATAAATATAAATAAAGCTCTTAATATAAATCCAACACAAACTGAATATTTATATTTAAAAGCATCTATTTATCTAACAAAAGAAAATTATAATGAAGCAGTACCGCTATATAATACTGTAATTTCAAAAAATCCTGACAATATTACGGCTCATATAAATTTAGCAAAGGCATATGAAAAATTAAAAAACATACCAAAAGCAATATCAATTCTTGAAAAGATTAGTAATAAAAATCATGCAATAGCACTAAATAATCTTGGCATACTCTATAAAAATCAAAAAAACTATCAAAAAGCAATAGAAGTTTTTCAAAAAGCAGAAGCTCAATCAAATATTGATGCAAAATACAATCTTGCAACTACCTTTTTTGCTATTAAAGATAATAAAAAAGCCATGGAAAAACTAAAAGAATATATAAAAATAAATCCAAACAATCCAGAAGCTCTACATGCATTAGGAATAATAGAATATACCGAATATGGTAATGACAAAATACTTAAAGAAGTTATTAAAAAATTTCCTAATTATACACAAAATAAAACAATAACAGAAATAATAGGCAAATGA
- the mutL gene encoding DNA mismatch repair endonuclease MutL, with protein MNKIKFLDKTLVQKIAAGEAIDRPCSILRELLDNAIDSGADKIEVFIEEGGIRRILITDNGSGISKEDLKICYLPHTTSKINEEKDLERIQTLGFRGEALSSIAICSNLMITSSTTGENSYQIEIENGIEKYFKKQSAINGTMVDVTNLFHNFPARKRFLKKDSIETKMCLKVFEEKAVTHPGIDFKLSVNKELKKVYFKESLADRVQSVYGEIIENNKFGKIEAEYDHVKMKIFFAPPNFSRKDRRNIKIFVNRRPIEEKSLSESIINGHSRILTYKNFPVCYLFLEIDTTHVDFNIHPQKKEVRFFNLPFLPKQISNNINEFFDREKQEILQDYHNVIIKRQLTNDAHLLHPENDLTNSNFKTYEITQDEALILDKPKNNKVTNIIEDKVKFEGQIPQKYKPSFKQHIQKIFIKTSKMPNNFQKSTQTNEFKYMGQLFSEFLIVENANEIYFIDQHALHEKIIYQTLINSEKTIQKLLVPIEFQVECEDTDKILTSELEEYKKIDIIVKKIQNQTYRLESIPNICNKYENIIIQFFKTRKSKIIDSLETELYATLACRQAIKCNDTISLEFSQFLINEFFNLKLKHCPHGRKIYHKITKFELEKSVNRQ; from the coding sequence ATGAACAAAATAAAATTTCTAGATAAAACTCTGGTACAAAAAATAGCAGCAGGAGAAGCTATAGATAGACCTTGCTCTATTTTAAGAGAATTACTTGATAATGCAATAGACTCTGGAGCAGACAAAATAGAAGTTTTTATTGAAGAAGGTGGAATTCGACGAATACTAATAACAGATAATGGCAGTGGAATTAGCAAAGAAGATTTGAAAATATGTTATCTACCTCATACCACTTCAAAAATAAACGAAGAAAAGGATCTTGAGAGAATCCAAACATTAGGATTTCGAGGAGAAGCTTTGTCAAGTATAGCCATTTGTTCAAATCTTATGATAACAAGTTCTACTACAGGAGAAAATAGCTATCAAATTGAAATTGAAAATGGTATTGAAAAATATTTTAAAAAACAATCTGCAATAAATGGCACAATGGTAGATGTTACAAATCTATTTCACAACTTTCCAGCAAGAAAAAGATTCTTAAAAAAAGACTCTATAGAAACTAAAATGTGTTTAAAAGTGTTCGAAGAAAAAGCTGTAACTCATCCTGGTATTGATTTTAAATTAAGTGTAAATAAAGAACTGAAAAAAGTATATTTTAAAGAGAGTCTAGCAGATAGAGTTCAAAGTGTATATGGAGAGATAATAGAAAACAACAAATTTGGAAAAATAGAAGCTGAATATGATCATGTAAAAATGAAAATATTTTTCGCTCCACCTAATTTCTCAAGAAAAGATAGACGCAACATCAAAATATTTGTTAACAGAAGACCTATTGAAGAGAAAAGCTTATCTGAATCAATAATAAATGGACACAGTAGAATATTAACTTACAAAAATTTTCCTGTATGTTACTTATTCCTAGAAATAGACACTACACATGTTGACTTTAATATACATCCTCAAAAAAAGGAAGTAAGATTTTTTAATTTGCCATTTTTGCCCAAACAAATTTCAAATAATATTAATGAATTTTTTGATAGAGAAAAACAAGAAATTTTACAAGATTATCATAATGTAATAATAAAAAGACAATTAACAAACGATGCTCATTTATTACACCCTGAAAACGATTTAACAAATTCTAATTTTAAAACATATGAAATTACACAAGATGAAGCTTTAATCCTAGATAAACCTAAAAACAATAAAGTAACAAATATAATAGAAGATAAAGTAAAATTTGAAGGTCAAATACCACAAAAATACAAACCATCATTTAAACAGCATATCCAAAAAATTTTTATAAAAACTTCTAAAATGCCAAATAACTTTCAAAAATCAACACAAACAAATGAATTTAAATATATGGGACAATTATTTTCAGAATTTTTAATAGTAGAAAACGCTAATGAAATTTACTTTATAGACCAACATGCACTCCATGAAAAAATCATATATCAAACACTAATAAATTCAGAAAAAACTATACAAAAACTTTTAGTACCAATTGAATTTCAAGTAGAATGTGAAGATACAGATAAAATATTAACAAGTGAATTAGAAGAATATAAAAAAATAGACATCATAGTAAAAAAAATACAAAACCAAACTTATAGACTTGAATCTATTCCCAATATTTGCAACAAATATGAAAATATTATTATTCAATTTTTCAAGACAAGAAAAAGTAAAATAATTGACTCTCTTGAAACCGAATTATATGCAACTCTTGCCTGTAGACAAGCCATTAAATGCAATGACACAATTAGCCTAGAATTTAGTCAATTCTTAATAAATGAATTTTTTAATCTTAAATTAAAACACTGCCCACATGGAAGAAAAATTTATCATAAAATTACTAAATTTGAACTTGAAAAAAGTGTCAACAGACAATAA
- a CDS encoding HD-GYP domain-containing protein has product MILKEIKKIEDLTEKDIIFSNIGNLTKLSTKVNEKIITFLKKGNVSHIPVISNYENISHETLVNTINKELLNNKLNFLKEELIEASKDIYKPFSEKDKIFTISGKKTTINLNTLMEREPDSIYSKEIIEGSFKILPRHKIISIQKILSTIYDYFDFQKIIDQDNLHHQTIKKLNLQSIRRDYEFFREQVQTEGDSILIHAIDTTIYFLFTIAQLNKERAAKNAPRSTSKFFIDKSHYTEFTEFFYDNDIIIQAAFGVLLHPIGLMHTTILQKIRNKISIKQNDTEKQLFSKIEFLEKSINISKNLFRMRDDISAITKMIINGQKNYLNKKNHTETTKKFTHELIRIFCIIDTYDEMINPIIIKEPVNPLEAIEFLTQNSAKYYWDKDKPDEYLRNKKFDIKMLKNFLKILAPFDYGTIINVHTKNCNEPIFKAVVFKYTMDILPILSIIKQKNKSYKIGDILLNLESREIIIKGQNGEIKKSPFKNTDKFELRHNIEELKSEQFPLLDSIQN; this is encoded by the coding sequence GTTATAAGCAATTATGAGAATATCTCACATGAAACATTAGTCAATACAATTAATAAAGAACTTTTAAACAACAAATTAAATTTTTTAAAAGAAGAACTAATAGAAGCATCAAAAGATATATATAAGCCATTCTCAGAAAAAGATAAAATATTCACAATTTCAGGGAAGAAAACAACAATTAATTTAAATACACTAATGGAAAGAGAACCTGATTCCATCTATAGTAAAGAAATTATTGAAGGTAGTTTTAAAATTTTACCAAGACATAAAATAATCTCTATTCAAAAAATATTATCAACGATCTATGATTATTTTGATTTTCAAAAAATCATAGATCAAGATAATCTCCATCATCAAACAATAAAAAAACTAAATTTGCAGTCAATCAGAAGAGATTATGAATTTTTTAGAGAACAAGTACAAACAGAAGGTGACTCCATATTAATACATGCAATTGATACGACAATTTATTTCTTATTCACTATTGCACAATTAAATAAAGAGCGAGCAGCAAAAAATGCACCAAGATCAACATCAAAATTTTTTATTGACAAATCACACTATACAGAATTTACAGAATTTTTTTACGATAATGATATTATAATACAAGCTGCATTTGGAGTACTGTTACACCCAATTGGACTTATGCATACCACAATACTACAAAAAATAAGAAACAAAATTAGTATTAAACAAAACGATACAGAAAAACAACTTTTCTCTAAAATAGAATTTTTAGAGAAAAGTATTAATATTTCTAAAAATTTATTTAGAATGAGAGATGATATTTCTGCTATTACAAAAATGATAATTAATGGACAAAAAAATTACCTTAATAAAAAAAATCACACAGAAACAACAAAAAAATTCACACATGAACTTATCAGAATTTTTTGCATAATAGATACTTATGATGAAATGATTAATCCAATAATAATTAAAGAACCCGTTAATCCATTAGAAGCAATTGAATTTTTAACTCAAAACAGCGCAAAATACTATTGGGATAAAGATAAACCAGACGAATATTTACGAAATAAAAAATTTGACATAAAAATGCTAAAAAATTTTTTAAAAATACTTGCACCATTTGACTATGGAACGATAATAAATGTACACACAAAAAATTGCAATGAACCTATATTTAAAGCTGTTGTTTTTAAATATACAATGGATATTTTGCCTATTTTATCCATAATAAAACAAAAAAACAAATCATATAAAATTGGAGATATACTACTAAACTTAGAATCCAGAGAAATAATAATAAAAGGACAAAATGGAGAAATTAAAAAAAGCCCATTTAAAAACACTGATAAATTTGAATTAAGACATAATATTGAAGAACTTAAAAGTGAACAATTTCCACTCTTAGATTCTATCCAGAATTAA
- a CDS encoding sugar phosphate nucleotidyltransferase — MKGIILAAGYGTRFLPITKTIPKEMLPILNKPSIDYIIEEFINSGIKEILIITSRRKKVLDNYFDREVELEHTFIKECQKDFLEQIKLKDINICFIRQNTMMGTGHALLHAKPWIGNESVIVAYPDDLHIGSPPLTAQLIELYKKTGKNILSIIENPKNINRYGVIELNQDNIHVKDIVEKPAIGHEPSNKASIGRFLYTNEFFKFLEEGFKFHQKGEYHHIYALKKLMIENKVLYKKIEGERLDIGDIEGYLETIIKIAKQDDKLLQIINNSLRN, encoded by the coding sequence ATGAAAGGTATTATACTAGCAGCAGGATATGGTACAAGATTTTTACCTATAACAAAAACCATTCCAAAAGAAATGTTACCAATTTTAAATAAACCATCAATTGATTATATTATTGAAGAATTTATTAATTCTGGAATTAAAGAAATACTCATAATAACTTCAAGAAGAAAAAAAGTTTTGGATAATTACTTTGACAGAGAAGTTGAACTTGAACATACATTCATCAAAGAATGCCAAAAAGATTTTTTAGAACAAATTAAACTTAAAGACATTAACATTTGTTTTATAAGACAAAATACAATGATGGGCACAGGACATGCATTACTACATGCAAAGCCTTGGATAGGCAATGAAAGCGTAATAGTTGCATACCCCGATGATCTACATATTGGATCACCACCCTTAACAGCACAATTAATAGAACTATATAAAAAAACTGGTAAAAATATATTATCCATTATCGAAAATCCTAAAAATATCAATAGATACGGAGTAATAGAACTAAATCAAGATAATATTCATGTAAAAGATATAGTAGAAAAACCAGCAATTGGTCACGAACCAAGCAATAAAGCATCTATAGGAAGATTCTTATATACCAATGAATTTTTTAAATTTTTAGAAGAAGGTTTTAAATTTCACCAAAAAGGAGAATATCACCATATTTATGCATTAAAAAAACTAATGATTGAAAATAAAGTATTATATAAAAAAATTGAAGGAGAAAGGCTTGATATAGGTGATATTGAAGGTTATTTAGAAACAATAATCAAAATTGCAAAACAAGATGATAAATTACTACAGATAATCAACAATTCATTAAGGAATTAA